One segment of Podospora pseudopauciseta strain CBS 411.78 chromosome 5 map unlocalized CBS411.78m_5.2, whole genome shotgun sequence DNA contains the following:
- a CDS encoding uncharacterized protein (EggNog:ENOG503PHYN): MPFFKRYHFSHHHHHHRSSPPGDQEMSDFQHHPGHSRINSGKSSSASSNSGYDLDDDAITPCPLLETTTSHQTHRSHLRDLQPIHHRLSPNQHKYGSLSRTSSQKRPASRSESWRTSQPRPFHGYVGDYDEEEEGLDTEILWKQMLAVQDRFGCYNSARMRAALEGGDTSIPSKICLDLINDSIGEMPEDARQRIELFLEREGSGAMVRRGKWKKFWHRVIYV; this comes from the exons ATGCCCTTTTTCAAAAGATACCACTTttcacaccaccatcaccaccacaggtCATCACCACCCGGAGATCAAGAAATGTCAGActttcaacaccaccccggCCATTCGAGGATAAACTCTGGCAAGTCATCTtcagccagcagcaacagcggcTACgatctcgacgacgacgccatCACGCCGTGTCCGCTGCTGGAGACAACAACTAGCCATCAAACACACCGCTCTCACCTCCGTGACCTTCAACCAATCCACCACCGTCTATCACCAAATCAACACAAATATGGCAGCCTGAGTCGAACCTCGAGCCAGAAAAGGCCGGCGTCGAGGTCCGAGTCGTGGAGGACCAGCCAGCCTCGGCCATTCCACGGATATGTTGGGGACtacgacgaggaagaggaagggttGGATACGGAAATCCTATGGAAGCAGATGCTGGCGGTGCAGGACAGGTTCGGGTGCTATAATTCAGCGAGAATGAGGGCGGCTCTGGAAGGGGGCGATACCTCGATTC CATCGAAAATATGCCTTGATCTCATCAACGACAGCATAGGTGAGATGCCCGAAGACGCAAGGCAGAGGATCGAGTTATTCCTCGAGAGGGAAGGCAGCGGGGCAATGGTGAGAAGAGGGAAGTGGAAGAAGTTTTGGCACAGGGTTATTTATGTCTGA
- a CDS encoding uncharacterized protein (COG:S; EggNog:ENOG503P79Y): MAAQAEQHLSPHENTPIAAPEEPSANTDAPSSGITQSAPENLYHTTLTIIEHHESTSGATRIPYVLGTHTDLDSAKAWAQVALKESLNYSPSDFTKFVTQSSLHPYQEWPYGDNIQVYALSPSGQEFLVGVVAKPNEDKLPHHSHPGEGKEGAGPTVPQHETDTCCGHANLHYILQTKWDFKHAKGDKNSTAFQRTELAGCCVPRKEAFEKAKSLLRGERDQGMFAQYDERETGDEESEIDERRWVKGSGWPFGEEVVVHAVGHGGENYEVAVKSVSGAKRRRSKPRLEMGEMER; this comes from the coding sequence ATGGCTGCCCAGGCCGAACAGCATTTGTCGCCCCATGAGAATACGCCAATAGCAGCACCAGAGGAGCCATCAGCCAACACAGACGCTCCTTCCTCTGGCATTACGCAAAGCGCGCCAGAAAACCTTTATCACACGACACTGACAATCATCGAACACCACGAGTCGACCTCTGGAGCCACCCGCATCCCTTATGTCCTGGGAACCCACACCGATCTGGACTCCGCAAAAGCCTGGGCCCAGGTGGCCCTGAAAGAGTCGCTCAACTACTCGCCTTCGGATTTCACCAAGTTTGTCACCCAGTCGAGCCTCCATCCGTATCAGGAATGGCCCTACGGCGACAACATTCAGGTGTACGCCCTGTCCCCCTCGGGACAGGAATTCCTCGTCGGCGTCGTGGCCAAGCCCAACGAGGACAAGCTGCCTCATCACTCCCACCCCGGAGAAGGGAAAGAGGGCGCCGGCCCGACGGTCCCGCAGCACGAGACGGATACCTGTTGTGGACATGCCAATTTGCATTACATCTTGCAGACAAAATGGGATTTCAAACATGCCAAAGGGGACAAGAACAGCACCGCGTTTCAGCGGACCGAGCTGGCGGGTTGCTGTGTGCCCCGGAAGGAGGCGTTTGAAAAGGCCAAGAGCTTGCTGCGCGGGGAGAGGGACCAGGGCATGTTTGCGCAGTATGATGAGCGGGAgacgggggatgaggagagcgAGATTGAcgagaggaggtgggtgaaGGGGTCGGGGTGGccgtttggggaggaggtggttgttcaTGCTGTTGGGCACGGTGGGGAGAATTATGAGGTGGCTGTCAAGTCTGTCAGTggggcgaagaggaggaggagtaagCCTCgtctggagatgggggagatggagcgTTGA
- the HGT1_2 gene encoding high affinity glucose transporter (EggNog:ENOG503NVJ9; COG:P), with amino-acid sequence MWKIGNIYFIAAVAVIGGALFGFDISSMSAIISTQPYLCQFNQRGHDENGLCLGPTDDVQGGITAAMPGGSWLGALVSGIVSDAFGRKTSIQLGAIIWIIGSVVVCASVNIPMLAIGRVINGFSVGICSAQVPVYISEISPPSKRGRLIGFQQWAITWGILIMFFICYGSSFIPGTAAFRLPWGLQAVPAVLLFLGLVFLPESPRWLAKKDRWEQAVEVLTLIHGKGDPNSPWVIRELSEIREVVEFERANADVSYFELFTPGMINRTQVGVFTQIWSQLTGMNVMMYYITYVFTMAGLSEPGTNAVLLPSGIQFVINVVMTVPALLWMDRWGRRPTLLVGAFLMCFWLCINAGLFAVYGRAPYPGEFTSTAESMAVEGPPAKAIIAATYLFVASFAPTWGPVSWTYPPELFPLRLRGKAVALCTSANWAFNFALAYFVPAAFANITWRVYLIFATFCAAMFLHVFFMFPETANKPLEEIEEMFDDTKPGAIKYIGTPAWKTKNTRNLALRQERNETLSSEEKMGVSGEHKESAA; translated from the exons ATGTGGAAGATCGGCAACATATACTTCATCGCCGCCGTGGCGGTGATCG GCGGAGCCTTGTTTGGCTTTGATATTTCGTCCATGTCGGCTATCATCTCGACCCAACCCTATCTCTGCCAGTTCAACCAAAGGGGTCATGATGAGAATGGCCTCTGTCTCGGACCCACTGACGACGTTCAGGGTGGTATCACTGCTGCCATGCCCGGCGGCTCTTGGCTCGGCGCTCTCGTGTCTGGCATTGTCTCGGATGCTTTTGGGCGCAAGACTTCGATTCAGCTTGGCGCCATTATCTG GATTATTGGTTCAGTGGTTGTATGCGCTTCGGTCAACATTCCCATGTTGGCCATTGGTCGCGTCATCAACGGGTTCTCGGTCGGAATATGCTCTGCCCAAGTTCCTGTGTACATCTCTGAAATCTCCCCTCCTTCGAAGCGCGGTCGTCTCATCGGTTTCCAACAATGGGCTATCACCTGGGGCATACTCATCATGTTCTTCATCTGCTACGGCAGCTCCTTCATCCCGGGCACCGCCGCCTTCCGTCTTCCTTGGGGTCTTCAAGCTGTTCCCGCCGTCCTCCTGTTCCTGGGACTGGTCTTTCTTCCGGAGTCCCCTCGCTGGCTCGCCAAGAAGGATCGTTGGGAGCAAGCCGTGGAAGTGCTGACGCTGATCCACGGAAAGGGAGATCCCAACTCTCCATGGGTCATAAGGGAGCTATCGGAGATTCgcgaggtggtggagtttgagCGCGCCAATGCTGATGTCAGCTACTTTGAGCTCTTCACTCCCGGCATGATTAACCGAACCCAGGTCGGCGTCTTTACGCAAATTTGGTCGCAGTTGACGGGCATGAATGTCATGATGTACTACATTACCTATGTTTTCACCATGGCAGGCCTGTCCGAGCCTGGTACCAACGCCGTCCTTCTCCCGAGCGGCATTCAGTTTGTCATCAATGTCGTGATGACCGTTCCCGCCCTCCTCTGGATGGATCGCTGGGGTCGCCGACCGACTCTCCTTGTGGGCGCATTCCTGATGTGTTTCTGGCTGTGTATCAACGCAGGCCTCTTTGCCGTCTACGGCCGCGCGCCCTACCCCGGAGAGTTCACCTCGACGGCAGAGTCAATGGCGGTGGAGGGACCGCCCGCCAAGGCTATCATCGCTGCAACTTACCTGTTTGTCGCCTCATTTGCGCCCACCTGGGGTCCTGTCTCCTGGACCTACCCTCCCGAGCTGTTCCCCCTTCGTCTTCGTGGAAAAGCGGTTGCCCTGTGCACATCGGCAAATTGGGCCTTCAACTTTGCCCTGGCCTACTTTGTTCCTGCGGCCTTTGCCAACATTACCTGGAGGGTCTATCTTATTTTTGCGACATTCTGCGCAGCCATGTTCCTGCATGTATTTTTCATGTTCCCGGAAACCGCCAACAAGCCGCttgaggagattgaggagatgTTTGATGATACCAAGCCTGGCG CCATCAAGTATATTGGGACTCCCGCTTGGAAGACCAAAAATACGCGCAATCTTGCCCTCAGACAGGAGCGCAACGAAACGTTGTCGTCGGAGGAAAAGATGGGTGTCTCTGGAGAACACAAGGAATCAGCTGCTTGA
- the pnk1 gene encoding DNA kinase/phosphatase Pnk1 (EggNog:ENOG503NX2Q; COG:L) has protein sequence MQRLSGRALHVPVLLLFWVSQIHRVNHFSASVAISTMSPSKPSFKRSADNRSISPPPLKRKAQTAISKSAVASFFTPASQKPKEPTVWSERSPDDNSPATLLVAKYDKTEPDAPAIKRRKIAAFDLDSTLIATASGKKHAGDSADWKWWHESVPARLRQLYQDEGYQVVIFTNQGGLTLHPDPKTKAPVKFTKNRVADFKAKCNAVLGQLGIPVTLYAATGKDIFRKPRPGMWEELKKDYSLPEEEIDRENSIFVGDAGGRTAELKGQAKDFSCSDRNLASNIGIKYLTPEEYFLGEKSREFKRDFDLENFPLPEEEEETPRFEKKHEKEMVLFVGPPGAGKSTFFWKELKPLGYERVNQDLLKSKDKCFKTATEWLKDGESVVIDNTNADPDTRAQWVDLAKKHKVPIRCVWFKTPLHLCEHNSAVRALNKSLNPEDRQLLPQLAFNGFKSRFKEPKDKEGFDDITEVEFKFKGSKEEYAIWGKYWV, from the exons ATGCAGCGCCTCTCTGGCAGAGCTCTCCACGTGCccgtgttgttgttgttttgggtaTCGCAAATACATCGAGTGAATCACTTCTCCGCCAGCGTCGCTATATCTACCATGTCTCCGTCAAAACCGTCCTTTAAGCGTTCAGCCGACAACCGATCCATATCTCCGCCTCCGCTGAAGCGCAAAGCCCAAACTGCCATCTCGA AAAGTGCCGTAGCCAGCTTCTTCACGCCCGCCTCTCAGAAACCGAAAGAGCCTACTGTCTGGTCAGAACGAAGTCCTGACGACAACTCTCCTGCCACCTTACTCGTTGCCAAGTACGACAAGACCGAGCCCGACGCCCCGGCCATCAAAAGGAGGAAGATCGCCGCCTTTGACCTCGACTCAACCCTTATAGCAACAGCGTCGGGAAAGAAGCACGCCGGCGACTCTGCAGACTGGAAATGGTGGCATGAGTCGGTCCCCGCCCGCCTGCGGCAGCTCTACCAAGACGAAGGCTACCAAGTggtcatcttcaccaaccaaGGCGGCCTAACCCTCCATCCCGACCCCAAGACTAAAGCCCCCGTCAAGTTCACCAAGAACCGCGTCGCCGACTTCAAAGCAAAATGCAATGCTGTCCTGGGACAGCTCGGGATACCTGTCACATTATACGCCGCGACAGGCAAGGACATATTTCGAAAGCCTCGGCCGGGCATGTGGGAGGAGCTTAAGAAAGATTACAGCCTCCCAGAGGAGGAGATAGATCGGGAGAACAGCATTTTTGTCGGTGACGCGGGCGGTAGGACAGCAGAGCTCAAAGGGCAGGCCAAGGACTTTAGCTGTTCGGACAGGAACTTGGCGAGTAATATCGGGATCAAGTACCTCACGCCAGAAGAATACTTTTTGGGGGAGAAGTCAAGGGAGTTTAAGCGGGATTTCGACCTGGAGAATTTCCCGTtgcccgaggaggaggaagagacaCCAAGATTTGAGAAGAAGcacgagaaggagatggtCCTCTTCGTTGGCCCTCCTGGTGCAGGCAAAAGCACCTTTTTCTGGAAGGAGCTCAAGCCATTAGGTTACGAGAGGGTTAACCAGGATTTGCTAAAGAGCAAGGACAAGTGTTTCAAGACTGCTACGGAGTGGCTCAAGGATGGGGAGTCGGTTGTCATCG ACAACACGAATGCAGACCCCGATACACGCGCCCAGTGGGTTGACTTGGCCAAAAAGCACAAAGTACCCATCCGGTGCGTGTGGTTTAAAACACCCCTCCATTTGTGCGAGCACAACAGCGCGGTCAGGGCGCTCAACAAGAGTCTGAACCCTGAAGATCGACAGCTACTCCCGCAGCTTGCGTTCAACGGCTTCAAGTCAAGGTTCAAGGAgcccaaggacaaggagggTTTCGACGACATCACGGAGGTGGAGTTCAAGTTTAAGGGGTCCAAGGAAGAGTACGCCATCTGGGGCAAGTATTGGGTGTAA
- a CDS encoding uncharacterized protein (EggNog:ENOG503NYTN; COG:F; COG:P), with product MATNDNIEPSAPPYSAQPTALQQQSSSSTDIGYPDEKNASAPVQYAVDPEKQSTQAGSLRGDGRSSLPTVILRLVERFFWKVVQVALFIVFSVWWIYGLVKYRHTDGKGWLIPSLIYIAICLRIFFNFVPSSLVMRPVRTVWKHTAVRVYDRVPTHLHHILAALIAVAVFLIGTFVPEETGDNTRANRAISVFGLMVMLGLLTLTSRNWKLIPWRTVIGGMLSQYIIAIFVLRTKAGYDIFKFISDMARALLGFAKDGLIFLTDEDLANSNWFLTGVIPAIIFFIALVQMLYHVGFLAWFIQKFAVFFFWSLRVSGAEAIVASATPFIGQGESAVLIRPFMDHLTKAEIHQIMTCGFATIAGSVLVAYIGMGLNPQALVSSCIMSIPATLAVSKMRWPETEEPITMGKVEVPKNEEDEETVNALHAFTNGSWLGLKIGATIVACLLTTIAFVALINGLLKWWGSYWGMVTDPLLVDENNKILSIQLILSYCLYPVAWLLGVPKQDLLSVAELIGTKVVINEFKAFADLVDPKQKFVDMLPRSKLIATYACCGFGNIGSLGIQIGVLSTISPKRSGDVVKVSISAFLCGVLCTLTSASIAGMLYNDSMIDMS from the exons ATGGCGACCAACGACAACATCGAGCCCAGTGCTCCTCCCTACTCGGCCCAGCCCACTGCCCTTCAGCAGCAGTCTAGCTCCAGCACCGACATTGGATACCCAGACGAAAAGAACGCCTCGGCCCCCGTTCAGTATGCTGTCGACCCCGAGAAGCAGAGCACCCAGGCTGGCTCCCTTCGCGGCGACGGGAGAAGTTCGCTACCTACCGTCATCTTGCGGCTTGTGGAGAGGTTTTTCTGGAAGGTCGTCCAGGTAGCTCTGTTTATCGTCTTCAGCGT ATGGTGGATTTATGGCCTCGTCAAGTACCGACACACCGACGGCAAGGGATGGTTGATTCCCTCCTTGATCTACATCGCCATCTGTCTTCGCATCTTCTTCAACTTTGTTCCATCGTCTCTGGTCATGCGCCCTGTGCGCACCGTCTGGAAGCACACGGCTGTCCGGGTGTACGATCGAGTGCCTactcacctccaccacattCTTGCCGCCTTgatcgccgtcgccgtcttCTTGATCGGCACCTTTGTGCCTGAAGAGACCGGTGACAACACCCGCGCCAACCGGGCCATCTCCGTCTTCGGTCTCATGGTTATGCTTGGTCTCCTGACGCTTACGTCGCGAAACTGGAAGCTCATCCCCTGGCGTACCGTCATTGGTGGCATGCTGTCCCAGTACATCATTGCCATCTTCGTCCTTCGCACAAAGGCGGGCTACGACATCTTCAAGTTCATCTCGGACATGGCTCGTGCCCTGCTCGGCTTCGCCAAGGACGGTTTGATCTTCTTGACGGATGAGGATCTGGCCAACAGCAACTGGTTCTTGACCGGTGTCATTCCCGCCATCATTTTCTTCATCGCCCTCGTCCAGATGTTGTACCACGTCGGCTTCCTCGCCTGGTTCATTCAGAAGTTtgccgtcttcttcttctggagTTTGAGAGTGTCTGGCGCCGAAGCCATCGTCGCGTCCGCCACCCCCTTTATTGGCCAGGGTGAATCGGCCGTCTTGATTCGTCCCTTCATGGACCATCTCACCAAGGCCGAAATCCACCAGATCATGACTTGCGGTTTTGCGACCATTGCTGGTTCCGTCTTGGTGGCCTACATTGGCATGGGTCTCAACCCCCAGGCTCTTGTGTCGTCTTGCATCATGTCCATTCCTGCCACCCTCGCCGTGTCCAAGATGCGCTGGCCCGAGACGGAGGAGCCCATCACCATGGGCAAGGTCGAGGTGCCCAAGaacgaggaagatgaggagacTGTCAACGCTCTTCACGCCTTCACCAACGGCTCGTGGCTCGGCCTCAAGATTGGTGCCACCATTGTGGCCTGCCTCTTGACCACGATTGCCTTCGTTGCCTTGATCAATGGTCTCCTCAAGTGGTGGGGCAGCTACTGGGGCATGGTGACTGACCCTCTCCTCGTCGACGAGAACAACAAGATCCTGTCCATCCAGCTCATTCTCTCCTACTGCCTTTATCCCGTCGCTTGGTTGCTGGGTGTGCCCAAGCAGGATCTTCTTTCGGTGGCTGAGCTCATTGGCACCAAGGTGGTCATCAACGAGTTCAAGGCTTTTGCCGATCTCGTCGACCCCAAGCAGAAGTTCGTCGATATGCTTCCCCGTTCCAAGCTTATCGCTACCTATGCCTGCTGc GGTTTCGGAAACATTGGTTCCCTCGGCATTCAGATTGGTGTTCTTTCCACCATTTCCCCCAAGCGGTCCGGTGATGTGGTCAAGGTGTCCATTTCGGCCTTCCTCTGCGGTGTTCTGTGCACCTTGACATCGGCCAGCATTGCCGGCATGCTCTACAACGATAGCATGAT